The genomic segment CGGGCGGCTCTCCGGTGCAATCCTCGCTCATCGCGGCCCGCATCCGCCGGCTGGCGGAAGAGAAATCCGTGCCCGTCCATGCCTTCGTCGAAGACGTGGCGGCCTCGGGCGGCTACTGGCTGGCCTCGGCGGCCGATGACATCTGGGTCGACGAAAGCTCGATCGTCGGTTCGATCGGCGTGATCTCGGCGGGGTTCGGCGCGCATGTGCTGCTGGCCCGGCAAGGGGTCGAGCGTCGCGTCTACACCGCCGGCAAGTCGAAAAGCATGCTCGACCCGTTCCTTCCCGAAAAGGAGGAGGACGTGAAGCGCCTCAAGTCGCTGCTCGACCAGATGCACGAGACCTTCACCGCGCAGATCAAATCGCGCCGGGGCGACCGCCTCGCCGACCGACAGGACCTTTTCACCGGCGAATTCTGGCTGGGCAGCCGCGCGGTCGAGCTTGGCCTCGCCGATGGCGTGGCCCATGTCGTGCCCAAGCTGAAGGCGCTCTACGGCGACAAGGTGCGCTTTGCCCGCTACGGCAAGAAGCGCGGCCTGTTCCAGCGGTTCGGCGCGACCATGGCGCAGGACGCCTTCGACACCATCGAGGAGCGGGCGGCCTATGCCCGTTTCGGCCTCTGACGTGATCG from the Roseovarius indicus genome contains:
- a CDS encoding S49 family peptidase → MKLKLPFVDRGPLVAVIRLNGAIGTGGRAQLNDESLAPIIEKAFKRGKPKAVALVINSPGGSPVQSSLIAARIRRLAEEKSVPVHAFVEDVAASGGYWLASAADDIWVDESSIVGSIGVISAGFGAHVLLARQGVERRVYTAGKSKSMLDPFLPEKEEDVKRLKSLLDQMHETFTAQIKSRRGDRLADRQDLFTGEFWLGSRAVELGLADGVAHVVPKLKALYGDKVRFARYGKKRGLFQRFGATMAQDAFDTIEERAAYARFGL